The Deltaproteobacteria bacterium genomic interval CCCACTGGGCGCGCTGGTCGGGCCCGGCCAGCACGTAGTGATCAAACCCAACTTCGTGAGCGCTCGCAACTTCCATCAACGTTACGACCGTGAGGACTTCCTGTGCTGTTGTACTCATCCGTCGGTGATGCGGCCGGTGATCGACCTCGCCTGGCGCGCCCTGCGCGGCCGCGGCACCATCACCATTGCTGAATCGCCGCTCGAAGGCGGCAACTTCCCGACCACCCTGGCGGCGCTGGGGGTCTCGGAGATGGTCGAGACGCTGCGGCGGCGCGATCGGCTGAACCTCGAGCTGATCGACTTGCGCGACTACCATCTGGTGCCGCAGATGCTGATAGATAACGCGGTCATCGCCGGGCGCAGCCTGAATCTCGGGCGCTTGCGCCGCGCACCGCTGCCCGGTGACCCGCGCGGGTATGCGACGGTTGACCTGGGCGCGGCCAGCGCTTTTGCCGAGCTGGGCGAACGCTGCGCGCGCTTGCGTTTCCATCACAGCAACCCCGGCGCCCCCGCGCTGCATCATCGCAATGGCCGGCATGAATACTCGGTGGCCAAGACGATACTGGCCGCGGATCTGCTGATCAGCCTGCCGAAGATGAAAACTCACAAGAAGAGTGGGGTGACGCTCAGCCTCAAGAACATGATCGGCACGACCAACCAGAAGTACTGGTTGCCGCATTTCTGCAGCGGCGCTCCGCCGCTGGGCGATGAGTATCCGCTCGCGCCACCGCTGGCCGCGCGGCTGGCGATCTTCCTCTCCCGCATGACGTTGCCTGGCGGTGACGGCCTGGTGCTGCGGTTTCCGCCCGCGGCGCGGCGCGAGGAGCCGTATGTTTACGATGGCAACTGGAGTGGCAACGATACCGTTTGGCGCACCGTGCTCGATCTCAATCGCGCCGTCCTGTACGCCGATAAAGCGGGGGTGTTGCGCGAGTGCAAGCAGCGTCGAACGCTGTCGATCATCGACGGCATCGTCGCCGGCGAAGGCAACGGCCCGCTGGCGCCGCGCCCGAAACGTTGCGGCCTGCTCATCGGTGGCCTCGACTCCTGGGCCTGCGACTACGTGAGCACGCAGCTGATGGGAATCGATCCCGCCGGCATCGGTTTTCTGAGCGCTGCCGCGCAGCAGGCGCCGTATCCGATTAGCTCCCTCACGCCGGCGCAGCTGCGGATTACCCCGGCGGCGGCGACGTCGCTGCGGCTTGATTTCGATGTGCCCATTGGCTGGAGCGGGGTTCGGCTACGCGCTGATCGCAAAGCCCCATGAACCGGTCCGCTGCCGGCCGCGCCGCGCGCTGCTTTGCAAACCGGGATTGCCTTCGCTAGCTTTGGGCGCAGATGTTCGTGAACGCTTCTCCCGCTCGGCGTGGCGGGTGGCAGCCCGACGCCCGCCACGACTGGTACAGCGTGCGACGGGCGTTGAACTACTATTTGTGCAAACTGGAAATGAAGTTGGGGCGGACGCGCGTGCGCTCGCTGCCTTTCGAGCTGTGCGTCGACGTGAGCAATAAGTGCAACCTCCAATGTCCGTACTGCCCCACCGGTCGCGGCGAGTCCGGACGGCCGCGGGGTAACGTCAGTTACGAGCTGTTCTGCCGCATCCTGGACGAGCTGGGTCCGTACGCTTACAAGTTGGAGTTGTTCAATTGGGGGGAGGCGTTCTTCAACCCCGAGCTGCCGCGCTTGGTCGCCTACGCGGCGGGCAAGCGGGTGCGGACGTTGATCTCCAGCAATCTCAGCTTTCGACTCAAGGAGGAAGACGTCCGCGCGCTCATCGCCGGCGGGCTGAGCTATCTGACGGCCTCGGTTGATGGCTCCGAGCAGCAGTCATACGAAGCCTACCGGCGCGGCGGGAAGTTCGGCCTGGTTATGGACAACCTCCGTCTGTTCGTCCGCCTACGGCGCGAGCTGGGCGCTGACTACCCCAAGATCTATTGGCGCTACCTCGTGTTCGCCCACAACGAAGGCAAGGTGGGCGAGGCGCGCGCGCTGGCACAGGAGCTGGGGCTGGATGACTTCGTCGCCGAGGCGGGCTTGCACGAAGACCCCAGCTGGGCACCGCAGGGCTCTTACCAGCTCGACTACCTCGATATACATCCCAACCGCTGTGTGTGGTTGTGGAACAAGGCGGTATTCCACTGGGACGGCGGCTTGGCCTCGTGTTGCCAGGGCTTCCACCAACACGATGACTTCGCGCAATTCCGCCCTGGGCAGTTTCGCCGGTTGTGGAACAACGACAAGTTCGTTGCCGCTCGCCGGATTTGGACCGAACCCGAGTCGCCGCTTCCACCCGGCCACTTCTGCACCAGATGCGAAAAAGTCCGCG includes:
- a CDS encoding DUF362 domain-containing protein → MPELAENLVAVVREASVYPLAAPFDPPNPVYDAVMRLLAQLDLDAEHLGTTEWNPLGALVGPGQHVVIKPNFVSARNFHQRYDREDFLCCCTHPSVMRPVIDLAWRALRGRGTITIAESPLEGGNFPTTLAALGVSEMVETLRRRDRLNLELIDLRDYHLVPQMLIDNAVIAGRSLNLGRLRRAPLPGDPRGYATVDLGAASAFAELGERCARLRFHHSNPGAPALHHRNGRHEYSVAKTILAADLLISLPKMKTHKKSGVTLSLKNMIGTTNQKYWLPHFCSGAPPLGDEYPLAPPLAARLAIFLSRMTLPGGDGLVLRFPPAARREEPYVYDGNWSGNDTVWRTVLDLNRAVLYADKAGVLRECKQRRTLSIIDGIVAGEGNGPLAPRPKRCGLLIGGLDSWACDYVSTQLMGIDPAGIGFLSAAAQQAPYPISSLTPAQLRITPAAATSLRLDFDVPIGWSGVRLRADRKAP
- a CDS encoding radical SAM protein translates to MNASPARRGGWQPDARHDWYSVRRALNYYLCKLEMKLGRTRVRSLPFELCVDVSNKCNLQCPYCPTGRGESGRPRGNVSYELFCRILDELGPYAYKLELFNWGEAFFNPELPRLVAYAAGKRVRTLISSNLSFRLKEEDVRALIAGGLSYLTASVDGSEQQSYEAYRRGGKFGLVMDNLRLFVRLRRELGADYPKIYWRYLVFAHNEGKVGEARALAQELGLDDFVAEAGLHEDPSWAPQGSYQLDYLDIHPNRCVWLWNKAVFHWDGGLASCCQGFHQHDDFAQFRPGQFRRLWNNDKFVAARRIWTEPESPLPPGHFCTRCEKVRVFRQLSRAPAAPALPPAEGVVVDS